The Pongo abelii isolate AG06213 chromosome 11, NHGRI_mPonAbe1-v2.0_pri, whole genome shotgun sequence genome includes a window with the following:
- the TMEM37 gene encoding voltage-dependent calcium channel gamma-like subunit: protein MTAVGVQAQRPLGQRQPHRSFFESFIRTLIITCVALAVVLSSVSICDGHWLLAEDRLFGLWHFCTATNQSAPICFRDLGQAHVPGLAVGMGLVRSVGALAVVAAIFGLEFLMVSQLCEDKHSRRKWVMGSILLLVSFILSSGGLLGFVILLRNQVTLIGFTLMFWCEFTASFLLFLNAISGLHINSITHPCE, encoded by the exons ATGACTGCCGTCGGCGTGCAG GCCCAGAGGCCTTTGGGCCAAAGGCAACCCCACCGGTCCTTCTTTGAATCCTTCATCCGGACCCTCATCATCACGTGTGTGGCCCTGGCTGTGGTCCTGTCCTCGGTCTCCATTTGTGATGGGCACTGGCTCCTGGCTGAGGACCGCCTCTTCGGGCTCTGGCACTTCTGCACTGCCACCAACCAGAGTGCGCCGATCTGCTTCAGAGACCTGGGCCAGGCCCATGTGCCCGGGCTGGCCGTGGGCATGGGCCTGGTGCGCAGCGTGGGCGCCTTGGCCGTGGTGGCCGCCATTTTTGGCTTGGAGTTCCTCATGGTGTCCCAGTTGTGCGAGGACAAACACTCACGGCGCAAGTGGGTCATGGGTTCCATCCTCCTCCTGGTCTCTTTCATCCTCTCCTCCGGGGGGCTCCTGGGTTTTGTGATCCTCCTCAGGAACCAAGTCACACTCATCGGCTTCACCTTAATGTTTTGGTGCGAATTCactgcctccttcctcctcttcctgaaCGCCATCAGCGGCCTTCACATCAACAGCATCACCCATCCCTGCGAATGA